Proteins encoded by one window of Acetivibrio thermocellus ATCC 27405:
- a CDS encoding DUF438 domain-containing protein yields the protein MSEIINNREYRQKVLKELIRELHDGKSVEEIKPRFEELIKGISPAEISEMEQALIMEGMPVEEIQRLCDVHAAVFKGSIEEIHRPQKPEEVPGHPIHTFKLENAEIRKLVDNEIRPQLELYKNGDTAESLKKLREAFQKLWEIDKHYSRKENLLFPYLEKYGITAPPKVMWGVDDEIRADIKEINNKLSANAQNQNIPLEKAEEAVNRVIEMIFKEENILFPMALETLTEDEWAEIARASDEIGYCMITPEAEWKPARVDVVEKTQKEGVKSQENQGFVEFDAGCLTTEEINAMLNTLPIDITFVDKNDTVKYFTQGKERIFARPKTIIGRKVQNCHPPASVHIVEKIIEDLKSGKKDHEDFWIKMGEKYVYIRYFAVRNEKGEYLGTIEVTQDIAPIQKITGEKRLLSDA from the coding sequence ATGAGCGAAATAATTAATAACCGCGAATACAGGCAGAAAGTCTTGAAAGAGTTGATTAGGGAGCTGCATGACGGAAAGAGTGTCGAAGAAATAAAACCAAGGTTTGAAGAATTAATAAAAGGGATTTCTCCTGCTGAAATTTCTGAAATGGAACAGGCTTTGATTATGGAAGGCATGCCCGTTGAAGAAATACAAAGACTTTGCGATGTACATGCCGCTGTTTTCAAAGGCTCCATTGAAGAAATACACAGACCGCAGAAACCTGAAGAAGTGCCGGGGCATCCTATCCATACATTTAAACTCGAAAATGCCGAAATAAGGAAACTTGTCGATAATGAAATCAGACCGCAGTTGGAATTGTATAAAAATGGAGACACAGCTGAGAGTTTAAAGAAATTAAGAGAAGCGTTTCAAAAGCTTTGGGAGATAGACAAGCATTATTCAAGAAAAGAAAATCTATTATTCCCGTACCTGGAGAAATACGGCATAACTGCACCTCCCAAGGTAATGTGGGGTGTGGATGATGAAATCAGGGCAGATATAAAAGAGATAAACAACAAGCTTTCAGCGAATGCTCAAAATCAAAATATACCTTTGGAGAAAGCGGAAGAAGCGGTAAACAGGGTTATTGAAATGATTTTTAAAGAAGAAAATATTCTTTTCCCAATGGCTTTGGAGACTTTAACCGAGGATGAATGGGCTGAGATTGCCAGGGCGAGCGATGAAATAGGGTATTGCATGATTACGCCTGAAGCGGAATGGAAACCTGCCCGGGTGGATGTTGTGGAAAAAACACAAAAAGAGGGGGTTAAGTCTCAAGAAAACCAGGGCTTTGTTGAATTTGACGCGGGATGTCTTACAACGGAAGAAATAAATGCAATGCTTAATACTTTACCCATTGATATTACTTTTGTGGATAAAAACGATACTGTAAAATACTTTACCCAGGGAAAGGAAAGGATTTTTGCCCGTCCTAAAACAATTATCGGAAGAAAGGTACAAAACTGCCATCCTCCGGCCAGTGTACACATTGTGGAAAAGATTATAGAGGATTTGAAATCGGGAAAAAAGGACCATGAGGATTTCTGGATTAAAATGGGTGAAAAGTATGTTTATATCAGGTATTTTGCTGTAAGAAACGAAAAAGGCGAATACCTGGGAACAATAGAAGTGACACAGGATATTGCTCCTATACAAAAAATTACAGGTGAGAAACGATTGCTTTCTGATGCTTAG
- a CDS encoding SDR family oxidoreductase, whose translation MNRGVIVTGGGHGIGKQICLDFLEAGDKVCFIDIDEKRSADFAKERPNLFYFHGDVADPLTLKKFVEYAMEKLQRIDVLVNNACRGSKGILSSLLYEEFDYILSVGLKAPYELSRLCRDELIKNKGRIINIASTRAFQSEPDSEAYASAKGGIVALTHALAMSLGPDVLVNCIAPGWINVTEQQEFTQEDCAAIPAGKVGTPKDISNMVLFLCQQDFITGETIIVDGGMSKRMIYHGDWNWFYKIDK comes from the coding sequence ATGAATAGAGGAGTTATTGTTACCGGAGGAGGACACGGTATAGGAAAACAGATTTGTTTAGACTTCCTTGAAGCCGGTGATAAGGTATGCTTTATTGATATAGATGAAAAGCGCTCTGCCGATTTTGCAAAAGAACGTCCGAATTTATTTTATTTTCACGGCGATGTTGCTGACCCGTTAACGCTCAAAAAGTTTGTGGAATATGCGATGGAAAAATTGCAGCGGATAGATGTATTGGTAAATAATGCTTGCCGGGGCAGTAAAGGAATTCTATCTTCCTTGCTTTATGAGGAATTTGATTATATCTTGTCTGTTGGATTAAAGGCACCTTATGAATTAAGCCGTTTGTGCAGGGATGAGCTAATAAAAAACAAAGGCAGAATTATCAATATTGCATCCACACGGGCATTTCAGTCAGAGCCTGATTCAGAGGCATATGCCAGTGCAAAAGGCGGAATTGTTGCCTTGACACATGCTCTGGCAATGTCTTTAGGGCCGGACGTTCTTGTTAATTGCATTGCGCCCGGCTGGATCAATGTAACTGAACAGCAGGAATTTACTCAGGAAGATTGTGCCGCAATTCCCGCAGGAAAAGTAGGAACGCCAAAGGATATATCCAATATGGTTCTGTTTTTGTGTCAGCAGGATTTTATAACGGGTGAGACAATTATTGTGGATGGCGGAATGAGTAAAAGGATGATTTATCATGGTGATTGGAACTGGTTTTATAAGATTGATAAGTAA
- a CDS encoding TRM11 family SAM-dependent methyltransferase yields the protein MGRKVKCLYCGEEYTRTQYPEHLEKNHKDEYFRLIEKIKSDIESDFSIKDTAANNDVTCAFVKKVAKESTICLEEKSKSYFADKLNIKSWEPENFNLETTTVWSFPDRGDWATHSGKYRGNWSPFIPRNVILRYSKEGETVLDQFVGSGTTLVEAKLLKRKGIGVDINPEAVNLTCRNINFEKEDCGETEVHVGDARHLGFIKDESVDLICTHPPYSNIIKYSEDIEGDLSHCDINEFLVEMEKVAKESYRVLKKGRFCAILIGDTRRKGHMIPIGFNVMQTFLRAGFKLKEIVIKEQHNCSSTGYWRNQSIKYNFLLIAHEYLFIFRK from the coding sequence ATGGGAAGAAAAGTCAAGTGCTTGTATTGCGGAGAAGAATATACCAGAACGCAGTATCCTGAACATCTTGAAAAGAACCATAAAGATGAGTATTTCAGGCTGATCGAAAAAATAAAAAGTGATATTGAGAGTGATTTCAGTATTAAAGATACAGCAGCTAATAATGATGTAACTTGTGCATTTGTCAAAAAAGTTGCAAAAGAATCAACAATATGCCTCGAAGAGAAATCAAAAAGTTATTTTGCGGACAAGCTTAATATTAAATCGTGGGAGCCTGAAAATTTCAATCTTGAAACAACTACTGTATGGAGCTTTCCTGACAGGGGTGACTGGGCTACACACAGCGGAAAATACAGGGGTAATTGGTCACCTTTTATTCCCAGGAATGTTATTTTGCGATATTCAAAAGAAGGAGAAACTGTGCTCGACCAATTTGTAGGTAGTGGAACGACGCTTGTTGAAGCAAAACTTTTAAAGAGAAAAGGTATAGGTGTTGATATAAACCCTGAAGCAGTAAATTTAACTTGTCGTAATATAAACTTTGAAAAAGAAGATTGCGGAGAAACAGAAGTACATGTTGGAGATGCCAGGCATCTTGGATTTATTAAAGATGAGAGTGTAGATCTTATATGCACCCATCCGCCTTACAGTAATATCATTAAGTACAGTGAAGACATAGAGGGAGATCTTTCCCATTGTGATATCAATGAGTTTCTTGTAGAAATGGAAAAAGTCGCAAAAGAGAGCTACAGGGTGCTCAAAAAAGGTAGATTCTGTGCAATTCTTATAGGGGATACACGGAGAAAAGGTCACATGATTCCTATCGGCTTCAATGTAATGCAGACGTTTTTACGGGCAGGCTTTAAGTTAAAAGAAATTGTAATAAAGGAACAGCATAATTGCAGTTCAACCGGTTACTGGAGAAATCAGAGTATAAAGTATAATTTTTTATTAATAGCACATGAGTATTTATTTATATTCAGGAAATGA
- a CDS encoding type II restriction endonuclease, which produces MKYSEIFKKRLGCKNTDEVFNYLLSHMKETIKGWDFFVAWEKVMNKVGSVEVVLNILNYLVGKENVVEEFKMLLGRYPEIAEVLPALLALREKSIKVVEPLADNVFNYKEYVFRKKKKYNPEEIEMLAEFAEKTGLLAMFEKKNIKSVVDYAIGVEVGLDTNARKNRSGTAMEMITELFVKKICSMNNYRYLSQATSHKIKTSFGYNVSVDKSERSFDFAIDNGHKLYLVETNYYGGGGSKLKSVAGEFTTLFSFIKKETPEHGFIWITDGKGWETAKKPLRESFDKVDYVLNLDMVQKGILEDIILQGL; this is translated from the coding sequence ATGAAATATTCAGAAATATTTAAAAAACGGCTTGGGTGTAAGAACACAGATGAAGTGTTTAATTATTTGCTTTCTCACATGAAGGAGACTATTAAAGGATGGGACTTTTTTGTTGCCTGGGAAAAAGTAATGAACAAGGTGGGGAGCGTTGAGGTTGTATTAAATATATTGAACTACCTTGTAGGCAAGGAAAACGTAGTGGAAGAATTTAAAATGTTGTTGGGCAGGTATCCCGAAATAGCTGAGGTTCTTCCGGCCTTGCTGGCTTTAAGGGAGAAAAGTATTAAAGTTGTTGAGCCTCTTGCGGATAATGTTTTTAATTACAAAGAATATGTGTTTCGTAAAAAGAAGAAATATAATCCTGAAGAAATAGAAATGCTGGCAGAGTTCGCTGAAAAAACCGGGCTTCTTGCCATGTTTGAAAAGAAAAACATAAAAAGTGTTGTTGATTATGCAATTGGTGTTGAAGTAGGCCTTGATACCAATGCCAGGAAAAATCGTAGCGGTACGGCCATGGAGATGATAACCGAGCTGTTTGTCAAAAAAATTTGTTCTATGAATAATTACCGGTATCTTTCTCAAGCTACCTCGCACAAAATTAAAACATCTTTTGGATATAATGTTTCTGTGGACAAATCGGAACGTTCGTTTGATTTTGCAATAGACAACGGTCATAAACTGTATCTTGTTGAAACAAATTATTACGGTGGCGGCGGTTCGAAACTAAAGTCCGTAGCCGGAGAGTTTACGACCCTGTTTAGCTTTATCAAAAAAGAGACACCGGAACATGGCTTTATTTGGATCACAGACGGTAAAGGCTGGGAAACTGCAAAAAAACCTCTTAGGGAGTCGTTTGACAAGGTAGATTACGTACTAAACCTTGACATGGTGCAAAAGGGCATTCTCGAGGATATCATATTGCAAGGGTTGTGA
- a CDS encoding DNA adenine methylase: MEFAISINNINSTVCAKPFVKWAGGKGQLLDTFRQYYPSTLIKGYIRRYIEPFVGGGAVLFEILQKYKVEEAFIFDINEDLINTYVVIKNDVHNLVEYLSDLECKYLNLDEKSRKDMYYDIRDAYNSRALKNNQPDVERAAQFIFLNRTCFNGLYRVNRAGHFNVPSGDYKNPTICDEKNLYAVSSLLQRVHIFVGDYRECAGYVDKDSFVYFDPPYRPLNVTSSFTSYSKFDFTDEDQIQLAKFFSEMNDTGALLMLSNSDPKNENPDDNFFDELYKEFFIHRIKAKRAINSNGSRRGLISELLVTNYEVKD; this comes from the coding sequence TTGGAATTTGCAATTAGCATTAATAATATTAATTCTACTGTATGCGCAAAACCTTTTGTAAAGTGGGCCGGAGGAAAAGGGCAATTGCTTGACACTTTTAGACAATATTATCCTTCTACGCTTATTAAAGGCTATATAAGACGTTATATTGAGCCTTTTGTCGGCGGTGGGGCGGTTTTATTTGAAATTTTGCAGAAATATAAAGTTGAGGAAGCTTTTATATTTGATATAAATGAGGACTTAATTAACACTTATGTAGTGATTAAAAATGATGTGCACAACCTCGTGGAATATCTTTCAGATTTAGAGTGCAAGTATTTAAATTTGGATGAAAAATCTCGCAAAGACATGTATTATGATATAAGAGATGCATACAATTCACGAGCTTTAAAGAACAATCAGCCGGATGTTGAAAGAGCTGCACAGTTTATTTTTCTAAATCGTACATGTTTTAACGGGCTTTATCGTGTTAATCGTGCGGGACATTTTAATGTGCCGTCCGGAGATTATAAAAATCCAACCATTTGTGATGAGAAGAATTTGTATGCAGTAAGTTCTTTGCTTCAAAGGGTGCATATATTTGTCGGTGATTATAGAGAATGTGCCGGATATGTAGACAAGGATAGTTTTGTTTATTTTGACCCTCCGTACAGGCCGCTTAATGTTACATCCAGTTTTACATCTTATAGTAAATTTGATTTTACGGATGAAGATCAAATACAGCTGGCAAAATTCTTTTCAGAAATGAATGATACAGGTGCTTTGCTTATGCTGAGCAATTCCGACCCTAAAAATGAAAACCCTGATGATAATTTTTTTGATGAATTGTATAAGGAGTTTTTCATTCACAGGATAAAGGCTAAGCGGGCGATTAATTCAAACGGCAGTCGGAGAGGATTAATTAGTGAACTTCTTGTTACGAACTATGAAGTAAAAGACTAG
- a CDS encoding VIT1/CCC1 transporter family protein: protein MNYKIDADTIESLKKAQKNEITEYHIYSKLSSFIKNEHNSKVLKQIAQDELSHHNELKKFTGTDMKPNILKIYFYTFISLIFGITFGIKLMEKGESGAEKLYRELGNKIEEFKTIAKEENKHEEELIEIIEEEKLQFVGSMVLGLNDALVELTGTLAGLTFALKNTRLIALSGLITGIAATLSMAASEYLSARTEQESSRALKSSLYTGGAYVFTVACLVFPYLLFSNYVLSLVLTIIMAILIILVFNFYISVAKDLPFKQRFFEMAGISLGVAVISFIIGHFVRLFLGVDV, encoded by the coding sequence TTGAATTACAAAATAGACGCTGATACAATTGAATCTTTGAAAAAAGCTCAAAAAAATGAAATCACAGAGTACCACATTTATTCAAAACTATCCTCATTCATAAAAAATGAACACAACAGCAAAGTTCTTAAACAAATCGCCCAGGACGAACTATCCCACCATAACGAGTTAAAAAAGTTTACAGGAACGGATATGAAGCCAAATATTTTGAAAATATACTTTTATACCTTCATTTCATTGATATTTGGCATTACTTTTGGTATAAAGCTCATGGAAAAAGGGGAAAGCGGCGCTGAAAAACTATACAGGGAACTTGGGAATAAAATTGAGGAATTTAAAACAATAGCAAAAGAAGAAAACAAACATGAAGAAGAACTGATTGAAATAATCGAGGAGGAAAAGCTTCAATTTGTAGGTTCAATGGTCCTGGGCTTAAATGACGCCCTGGTGGAGCTTACCGGCACCCTGGCAGGCCTCACATTTGCATTAAAGAATACGCGCCTCATAGCACTTTCAGGCCTTATAACAGGTATAGCGGCCACCCTTTCAATGGCGGCATCCGAATATCTTTCAGCCAGAACAGAGCAGGAGAGCAGCCGTGCCCTTAAATCATCATTATATACCGGAGGAGCATATGTTTTCACCGTTGCATGCCTGGTATTTCCCTACCTTTTATTTTCCAACTATGTGCTAAGTCTGGTGCTTACAATTATTATGGCAATATTAATAATACTTGTTTTCAATTTTTATATATCAGTAGCCAAGGATCTTCCCTTTAAACAGAGATTCTTTGAAATGGCCGGCATCAGTTTGGGAGTGGCAGTTATTTCCTTCATAATCGGGCATTTCGTCAGGCTGTTCCTTGGAGTTGATGTTTAA
- a CDS encoding GNAT family N-acetyltransferase: protein MNNYTVRQIKTDEYETVRQLDSDAFRYNEFGDDGEFHRIFADNIRKSPYFIPELDLVAVTNEGFILGHGIFSALPMGNDANHVIWLNSLAVRHGEKDNHAEKRYEYQRKGIGTAIVKHGLEIAKSLGFTACMTCGNPDVYKRKMGLKNYRELGIKKDDSVEDADECIFAIELVPNGFDGTNRILSFSYYDFFQM from the coding sequence ATGAACAATTATACAGTAAGACAGATAAAGACTGATGAATACGAAACTGTAAGACAGTTGGACAGTGATGCTTTTAGATATAATGAATTTGGAGACGACGGAGAGTTTCACAGAATTTTTGCTGACAATATCCGGAAGTCGCCATATTTCATACCGGAGCTTGATTTGGTTGCAGTTACCAATGAAGGTTTTATTCTTGGGCACGGTATTTTTTCGGCGCTTCCCATGGGCAATGACGCAAATCATGTCATATGGCTCAACAGTCTGGCTGTGAGGCATGGGGAAAAAGATAATCATGCCGAAAAAAGATACGAGTACCAGCGAAAGGGCATTGGCACAGCCATTGTGAAACACGGGCTTGAAATTGCAAAATCCCTTGGTTTTACGGCTTGTATGACATGTGGAAATCCTGATGTGTATAAAAGGAAAATGGGGTTAAAGAATTACCGTGAGCTTGGGATTAAGAAGGACGACAGTGTAGAGGATGCTGATGAATGCATATTTGCAATTGAACTTGTTCCGAATGGGTTTGATGGCACGAACAGGATTCTTAGCTTTTCTTATTATGATTTTTTTCAAATGTGA
- the rsgA gene encoding ribosome small subunit-dependent GTPase A: MNLIDYGFVPTMMPEDVSGIPARITAVHKERYELVCEYGYTFGRLKTSIYYAGGFEDFPTAGDFVLIDYNPDGDSRIVKTLKRKSFFSRRNPTPGKGEQAVAANFDYVFVMQSLNHDFNLRRMERYVTLAWQSGAVPVIVLTKADLVEDCSEQVLASQKVAPGVEVHAISTITGFGLDVLKDYLKPCKTVVFLGSSGVGKSSLVNALAGQEIMAVGDIREDDSKGRHTTTHRQLIMLPGGAMIIDTPGMRELGMLDDVSVGLGETFSDVVSYLGRCKFSDCRHQTEPGCVVRAAIERGELPKERWESYLKLKREANFSDDKEGYLRQKQQWSKKMKKNGGIRK; this comes from the coding sequence TTGAATTTGATAGATTACGGATTTGTTCCGACAATGATGCCGGAAGATGTCAGTGGTATTCCTGCGAGAATTACCGCAGTGCATAAGGAAAGATATGAACTGGTTTGTGAATATGGATATACATTTGGAAGACTAAAAACAAGCATATATTATGCCGGTGGATTTGAAGATTTTCCGACGGCCGGTGATTTTGTACTCATAGATTACAATCCAGATGGTGACAGCCGGATTGTAAAGACCCTTAAAAGGAAATCTTTCTTTTCAAGGCGCAATCCCACGCCCGGGAAGGGAGAACAAGCAGTTGCCGCAAACTTTGACTATGTGTTTGTCATGCAATCGCTTAACCATGATTTTAACCTCAGGCGTATGGAACGCTATGTTACTTTGGCGTGGCAGTCCGGAGCGGTACCCGTGATTGTATTGACAAAAGCCGACTTGGTAGAGGATTGTTCTGAACAAGTTTTGGCATCGCAAAAGGTTGCTCCGGGAGTCGAAGTACATGCAATAAGCACAATAACCGGTTTTGGGCTGGATGTGCTGAAAGATTACTTAAAGCCCTGCAAAACGGTTGTTTTTCTTGGTTCATCCGGTGTTGGCAAATCAAGTCTTGTCAATGCTCTTGCAGGACAAGAGATTATGGCTGTGGGTGATATTCGTGAAGATGATTCGAAAGGCCGCCACACAACCACTCATCGGCAGCTTATTATGCTGCCGGGCGGAGCCATGATTATTGACACACCCGGCATGCGCGAGCTTGGCATGTTGGATGATGTAAGCGTTGGCCTTGGTGAAACATTCAGTGATGTGGTGAGTTATTTGGGACGGTGTAAGTTTAGCGATTGCAGGCATCAAACCGAGCCGGGCTGCGTAGTTCGGGCGGCGATTGAGAGAGGTGAGCTTCCGAAAGAACGCTGGGAAAGTTATTTGAAGCTTAAGCGGGAAGCAAACTTTTCGGATGACAAGGAAGGATATTTGCGTCAAAAACAGCAATGGAGCAAGAAAATGAAAAAGAATGGGGGAATCAGGAAATGA
- a CDS encoding alkaline phosphatase family protein, translated as MNTNIVYPDYSNSIANLANSILKKWGLPTNGKTLELLDRYLAKDYKNVVVILLDGMGRCIIERNLEKDGFFNTHLAGTYSSTFPSTTVAATTSIDSGLTPCEHGWLGWDCYFPQIDRNVTVFHNTDTETGEKVAEESVAWKYCWYSSVINRIDSAGGKAYYAIPFVSPYPATFEERCELIKKYCDEPGQKYIYCYCDEPDKTMHLTGCYSEESRKVISWLERKIESLTTELRDTLVIITADHGHVNTKRVCIKDYPNIMNCLKRIPTIEPRALNLFVKEDRRDEFEKEFTCEFGGKFLLLPKEKVLEMKLFGYGTEHKDFRNMLGDYLAVATDDLSIFNTKEKKEKFVSSHGGLTEDEMIIPLIIVEKK; from the coding sequence ATGAACACAAACATTGTTTATCCGGATTACAGCAATTCAATAGCGAATCTTGCAAATTCAATTCTGAAAAAATGGGGACTTCCGACTAATGGTAAAACTCTAGAGCTTCTCGACCGGTATCTTGCGAAAGATTATAAGAATGTGGTGGTTATTCTTCTTGATGGAATGGGCAGATGCATTATTGAGCGCAATCTCGAAAAAGACGGCTTTTTCAATACCCACTTGGCGGGAACATACAGCTCGACATTTCCATCAACTACAGTAGCGGCTACAACATCAATCGATAGCGGTCTTACTCCCTGTGAACATGGATGGCTTGGATGGGACTGTTACTTTCCGCAGATAGACCGAAATGTAACGGTATTTCATAATACGGACACCGAGACCGGAGAGAAGGTGGCAGAGGAGAGTGTTGCATGGAAGTACTGCTGGTATTCAAGCGTGATTAACAGGATTGATTCAGCGGGAGGAAAAGCATATTATGCTATACCGTTTGTTTCGCCTTATCCGGCAACATTTGAGGAAAGATGCGAACTGATAAAAAAATATTGTGATGAACCCGGGCAAAAGTATATCTACTGTTATTGTGACGAACCTGACAAAACTATGCATCTGACCGGTTGCTACAGTGAAGAATCAAGGAAAGTGATTTCATGGCTTGAAAGAAAAATAGAGAGTCTTACTACCGAACTAAGGGACACTCTTGTGATAATAACTGCCGACCATGGCCATGTGAACACAAAACGTGTGTGTATTAAGGATTATCCAAATATTATGAATTGTCTGAAAAGAATTCCCACTATTGAACCCAGAGCTTTGAATTTGTTTGTGAAGGAAGACAGAAGAGACGAATTTGAGAAAGAATTTACTTGTGAATTTGGCGGCAAGTTTCTCCTTTTGCCAAAAGAAAAAGTACTCGAAATGAAATTATTCGGATACGGAACAGAGCATAAAGACTTTCGCAATATGCTGGGAGATTATCTTGCTGTTGCAACAGATGATTTGTCTATTTTTAACACAAAAGAAAAGAAAGAGAAATTCGTTAGCTCTCATGGGGGACTTACAGAAGACGAGATGATTATTCCGTTGATTATTGTGGAAAAGAAATAG
- a CDS encoding leucine-rich repeat domain-containing protein, with translation MFSLETLYLSNNKIRDISPIQNFINIESLELENNKIKDISFLKELTQLNNVNLENNQNPIKTKKYDTIKKLEQLGVRVKY, from the coding sequence TTGTTTTCGCTGGAAACATTGTATTTATCCAATAATAAAATCAGAGATATTTCTCCCATCCAAAACTTCATAAATATCGAATCACTTGAATTAGAAAATAATAAAATCAAAGATATCTCTTTTCTTAAGGAACTGACACAGCTAAACAATGTTAATTTGGAGAATAATCAAAATCCGATTAAAACTAAAAAATATGATACAATAAAGAAATTGGAACAGCTGGGTGTCAGAGTAAAATATTAG